The following coding sequences are from one Haliotis asinina isolate JCU_RB_2024 chromosome 3, JCU_Hal_asi_v2, whole genome shotgun sequence window:
- the LOC137277123 gene encoding uncharacterized protein: MNIQTSKGMGLKTSNGMGIETTKGPALKEGKDLYRSDDYAQMRKYLGTKPHYEGKYNPIPKSKVITVKPATMNPEQTPTASPSPKPKVRKPKTPHASAVGTVKRMLFLFEHNAHSDSPPLGWDAFS; this comes from the exons ATGAATATCCAAACAAGCAAAGGAATGGGTTTGAAGACGAGTAATGGCATGGGAATTGAAACTACTAAAGGACCTGCCCTCAAGGAAGGGAAAGACCTTTACAGGTCAGACGATTATGCGCAGATGAGGAAATACCTAGGTACCAAACCGCACTACGAAGGTAAATATAACCCAATCCCAAAATCGAAGGTCATCACGGTGAAGCCAGCCACAATGAACCCTGAACAGACACCAACAGCATCGCCATCACCAAAG CCAAAAGTACGGAAGCCCAAGACTCCACACGCATCGGCTGTTGGGACGGTGAAAAGGATGCTCTTCCTGTTTGAACACAATGCTCATTCGGACTCCCCACCGTTGGGTTGGGACGCATTTTCTTGA
- the LOC137277124 gene encoding NPC intracellular cholesterol transporter 1-like isoform X2, which yields MPLADLCVCIQGSVCTTQDGRLSEGISVNVPHYVGMHLLIRRKGDHPDIGHLSFPSTTVTLFKPIFQKAFLHKVLDLHNEIKHMRVWSGSRYVTLMDMCYRQTNVSKKCVTPSLLEYYQAVHKNIDKQKMDYYNFFIEADYLDHFLSCARNPAAANDGTRLNMSCISTYNQPVPAPTVLCGYTGDQFDRSTHLILTYIFRDPKLSKTSRKWTKGLRTMLKSAITQDMDIHVYESGSGYTRGPLKL from the exons ATGCCTCTGGCTGATTTGTGTGTTTGCATACAGGGCTCAG TGTGTACAACTCAAGATGGAAGACTGTCCGAGGGCATCTCAGTTAACGT TCCTCACTACGTCGGAATGCATCTCCTGATACGGAGGAAGGGAGACCACCCAGATATCGGTCACCTGTCGTTTCCTTCAACCACTGTTACCCTGTTCAAACCGATATTTCAGAAGgcgtttcttcacaag GTTCTCGACCTACACAATGAAATAAAGCATATGAGGGTGTGGTCAGGTTCCCGTTATGTCACCCTCATGGACATGTGTTACCGTCAgactaatgtctccaagaagtGTGTCACGCCTTCATTACTGGAGTACTACCAAGCAGTGCATAAAAACATCGACAAACAGAAGATGGACTATTATAACTTCTTCATCGAGGCTGACTATCTCGACCACTTTCTTAGCTGCGCAAG AAACCCAGCTGCTGCAAACGATGGCACCCGACTGAATATGTCTTGTATTTCAACATACAACCAGCCAGTGCCAGCACCAACCGTTCTTTGTGGGTACACAG GCGATCAGTTCGACCGATCCACTCATCTCATTCTCACCTACATTTTCCGTGATCCAAAGCTGTCGAAGACGTCACGGAAGTGGACAAAGGGGTTGAGGACAATGCTGAAGAGTGCTATTACCCAAGACATGGACATACACGTGTATGAATCG GGGTCCGGCTACACGAGAGGTCCACTGAAGCTATGA
- the LOC137277124 gene encoding NPC intracellular cholesterol transporter 1-like isoform X1 has product MSRQQQAIRAACLWLICVFAYRAQAVCTTQDGRLSEGISVNVPHYVGMHLLIRRKGDHPDIGHLSFPSTTVTLFKPIFQKAFLHKVLDLHNEIKHMRVWSGSRYVTLMDMCYRQTNVSKKCVTPSLLEYYQAVHKNIDKQKMDYYNFFIEADYLDHFLSCARNPAAANDGTRLNMSCISTYNQPVPAPTVLCGYTGDQFDRSTHLILTYIFRDPKLSKTSRKWTKGLRTMLKSAITQDMDIHVYESGSGYTRGPLKL; this is encoded by the exons ATGTCTCGTCAACAGCAGGCTATACGTGCAGCATGCCTCTGGCTGATTTGTGTGTTTGCATACAGGGCTCAG GCAGTGTGTACAACTCAAGATGGAAGACTGTCCGAGGGCATCTCAGTTAACGT TCCTCACTACGTCGGAATGCATCTCCTGATACGGAGGAAGGGAGACCACCCAGATATCGGTCACCTGTCGTTTCCTTCAACCACTGTTACCCTGTTCAAACCGATATTTCAGAAGgcgtttcttcacaag GTTCTCGACCTACACAATGAAATAAAGCATATGAGGGTGTGGTCAGGTTCCCGTTATGTCACCCTCATGGACATGTGTTACCGTCAgactaatgtctccaagaagtGTGTCACGCCTTCATTACTGGAGTACTACCAAGCAGTGCATAAAAACATCGACAAACAGAAGATGGACTATTATAACTTCTTCATCGAGGCTGACTATCTCGACCACTTTCTTAGCTGCGCAAG AAACCCAGCTGCTGCAAACGATGGCACCCGACTGAATATGTCTTGTATTTCAACATACAACCAGCCAGTGCCAGCACCAACCGTTCTTTGTGGGTACACAG GCGATCAGTTCGACCGATCCACTCATCTCATTCTCACCTACATTTTCCGTGATCCAAAGCTGTCGAAGACGTCACGGAAGTGGACAAAGGGGTTGAGGACAATGCTGAAGAGTGCTATTACCCAAGACATGGACATACACGTGTATGAATCG GGGTCCGGCTACACGAGAGGTCCACTGAAGCTATGA